CGCATCCGGGCCCACCTTGTAGGATTCGGCGATCGAATCGATCGTATCGCCCTCTTTGGCCACGTGCACGACGCCGTCGAACGGGAGCACCGTCAGCTCGGTGCCGATCGGCACGTTGTGCGGGTCCTTGCGGATCTCGGGGTTGAACAGGAGCAGGCGCACGATGTCGATGCCGAAGGCGGCGGCGATACCGGAGATCGTCTCGCCGTTCTGAAGGACGTGCGTCTGCGTGGTGTCCCACGGCAGCAAGTTGGGATCGGCCTCGGCGACGACGCCGGGGGCCATGAAGCCGAACTCGGATGCCTCGACCCGGGCGGGCGCGCTCGAAGTGGTGACGGTGTCCGGCATGAAGCCCGGCGTGATCCACCACTGCCGCGCCTCGTCGCTGATGAGGGATGCCCAGCCGACCTCGCCGGCTTCCGCTTGCGGCAAGACCTCGGCGGCGCTTGCCGCCACCTGCGACCACCGGCTGGAGACGAAGATGCCGGTGGACAGCACGAGGACCGCGAAGTGGGACACCATCCGCCAGCGGGTCGGGGCGTCGATGCGCATGAGCCGCATGCTGGCGCGCCAGCGGCGGCGAAGCTGATGGGCTGTGTCCTGCGCGCGCGATCGAAGTCGGGTCATCCACATACCTGGCGTACTGCGCTGGCCGGTAGGCACTTCCGCGCGCCCGTCGCCCGCGGCCGCTTCAGCGGCGGCGCGGCGTCGGCCATCTGGCAGATCCGCAAACAAAGGTCTTCTCGCTGTGCATGCCCAGGGGCGCGCAACCGGGGAGCGATGACGAGAGCGGCGCGGGCCAAAGGGAGGAACCGGCGCGATCCACAACCGCGGCGCCGGGGCGACCGAAGTCCGGTCGTCCGAGCGGTCGGAAGCTCGTAGGCAGCGACCCGACCGGGCCGAAGGGTATCGGCCCGACACGGGCAAGTCAAGTGAATTGGGGCCGAAATCCGGTGCTTTCACCGCCGCGCAACCGTCGATCTGGCCGACGGTTTCCTTAACAAACCGTCGCGTCAGGCCAAGTCCTGGTGGATCGTGCTGAGGAATTCCTCGTTCGATTTCGTGCGCTGCAGCCGATCGATGATCGCCTCGGCGCCCTCGTTGCCGCCGCCGATCATGTCGATCATCCGGCGCATCAGCCAGACGCGGGCCAGCGTGTCGGCGGGCAGGAGGAGCTCCTCGCGCCGCGTGCTCGAGCGCTCGATGTCCAACGCCGGGTAGATCCGCCGCTCGGCCAGCCGGCGCGACAGGACGAGCTCCATGTTGCCCGTGCCCTTGAATTCCTCGTAGATCGAATCGTCCATCCGGCTGCCGGTGTCCACGAGGCACGTGGCGATGATCGTCAGGCTGCCGCCTTCCTCGGTGTTGCGCGCGGCGCCGAAGAAGCGCTTGGGCGGGTAGAGCGCGGCCGGGTCGAGGCCGCCGGAGAGCGTACGCCCGCTCTGCGGCACGACGAGGTTGTACGCCCGCGCCAGGCGGGTGATGGAGTCGAGGAGGATGACGACGGACTTGCCGTGCTCGACCAGGCGCTTGCCGCGCTGGAGGGACATCTCGGCGACGCGCACGTGATCCGTCACGGGCTCGTCGAACGTCGAGCTGTAGACCTCGGCATCGACGGAGCGGTCCATGTCCGTCACCTCTTCGGGCCGCTCGCCGATCAGGACGACCATGAGCGACACGTCGGGGTGGTTGGCGCTCACGCCGTTCGCGATCTGCTTGAGGATCGTCGTCTTGCCGGTCTTGGCCGGCGAGACGATCAGCCCGCGCTGCCCGCGGCCGATCGGGGACAGCAGGTCGATCAGGCGCGTGGCGGTGATGTTCGGCGTGGTCTCGAGGCCAAGTCGCACGGTCGGGAAGATGGCCGTGAGCTCCTCGAAGCGAGGTCGATCCAGCGCCTTCGCGGGCGGCTCGCCGTTGATCGCGTCCACCCGGAGCAAGCCCTGGAACTTCTCATTGTCCTTCGGCGCCCGCACCTCGCCGATGACGAGGTCACCCGTCCGGAGACCGAACCGGCGGATCTGGGTCTGCGAGACGTACACGTCCTCCGGCCCGGGCTTCAGATTGTGAGCCCGCAGGAAGCCGATCCCGTCCTGGACGATCTCGAGGATACCGCCGCCGAAGAGCTGGCCGCGGCTCTCCGTCTCGGCCTTGAGGATGCCGAAGATGAGGTCGGTCTTCTTGAGGTGCTCCGCGCCGTGCACTTCGTGCTCGCGTGCGACGGCGCGCAGCGCATCAACGGTCATCCCATCCAGTTCGGCGATCTCCACGCGGCGGTGCTCCGGTGCGGCGACGCGGGGGCGGTCCCCGTCGCGGTGGTGGGCCGCACCCACGTCGGTGGGCCCGGCTCGATGCGCTCGCTTGGCTCAGCGCATCGCGCTGTTCGTGCCGTCGTAGTCCACCTGGCTGATGACCATCAGCTTGTCCCAGCGGTGCTGGCTCTCGATCCGCCGAACCGTCCCCGACAGGCTGCGCATGACCACGGAGTACGTGGCGGCGCCATGCCCGAAGAGCTGGACGCCCTTCAGCAGCTCGCCGTCCGTGATTCCGGTGGCAGCGAAGAAGACGTTGTCGCCGGCCACGAGGTCGTCCGTCGTCAGGACGCGGTCAACGTCCATTCCGGCGGCGACGGCGCGCGCCCGTTCCGCGTCGTCGCGCGGGATCATCCGGCCCTGGATGGCGCCGCCGATGCACTTCAGGGCGCACGCGGCGATGATCCCCTCCGGCGTGCCCCCGACGCCCATGAGCACGTCGACGCCCGTCCCGTCCACCGCCGCCATGATCGCGCCCGCCACGTCGCCGTCCGTGATGAACCGGATCCGGGCGCCCGTGGCGCGGATCCGGGCGACGAGGTCGGCGTGACGCGGCCGGTCCAGGACGACGACCGTCAGGTCGTCGAGGTCCTTGCGGTACGCGCGGGCGATGGCGCGCAGGTTCTTTTCCACGGACGCCGTGATGTCGATCGCGCCGGCGGCTGCGGGGCCGACGGCGATCTTGTCCATATAGACGATCGGACCCGGGTTGTACATCGCGCCCCGCTCGCTCACGGCGACGACGGACAGCGCGTTCGAGCGCCCCATGGCCAACAGCCGCGTGCCGTCCACCGGGTCGACGGCGACGTCCACCTGCGGTCCGCTGCCCGTGCCGACGGACTCGCCGTTGTAGAGCATCGGCGCCTCGTCCTTCTCGCCCTCACCGATCACGACGACGCCATCCATCTGAATCGTGCGCAGCAGCAGGCGCATCGCGTCGACGGCGGCCTGGTCGCCGGCCTCCTTGTCGCCCCGCCCCATGTGCCGCGAGGCGGCAAGGGCGGCCGCCTCGGTCACGCGGACGAGGTCGAGGGCGAGGTTGCGGTCGGGTTCGTTCGACACGGATGGCACTCCATATCGGGCAGCGGGCGGGGGACGAGTATATCAGGGAGGGTCGGGGGCGCGGCAAGTCGGACGGCGAAGCCGCGCAGGAGGGGACATCGATGGCATGGTGTCCGCCGGCCGTCCGGAGGCGAAATCACCGGCGGCGGTCGTCCACACCGAGCATGCCCCTACAGCCATGACCTTACAGCCGGCCGCTCAACTCCCCCGCCATGTCCGACCCGTTCTTCAACAACCGAGTCGGCACGTTCATCGCCGCCAGCTCGGCCACGATGCCGAGGCTCGAGCCCGCCGCGCCGAACGTGCTCGGCTCGACGAGCACGGCCAGCGTGCGCACGCCGCGCATCGCCAGCGTGCGGGCGTTCTCGGTCCAGCGCAGCGTCATCGCGGGCGTGATCACGACGACGGTCGTGTGGCGCGTGAACTCGGCGTTCTCGGTGGACAGGACCTGCGAGAGACCGGTTCGGCCCGTCGCGCGCAGCACGGCCAGGCTCGAGAGAATCTTGTGGAGCTGCCGCTCGCCGCGGTCCGGGCGGTGGACCACCCGCCGTTGGCCGTACGCCACGAGCCCGACGGACCGGCCGCCGTCCAGGAAGTGGCGGGCAAGGCTGGCGGCGGCCGAGACGGCGTACTCCTCCGTCGTCGGCGGAAGGAGTTCGTCGCGCAGAACCCAATCGGCCAGGTCCGGACCGTCGGACGGCACATCGCCCACGTGGACGTCGCGGTCGAGGTCGAGGACGATCCAGAAATCGGCGATCGGATCGAGCTCGAACTCCTTCGTGAAGAGTTGGTTGCGGCGCGCCGTCGTGGGCCAATGGATGCGGCTGAGCGCGTCGCCGGGCTGGTAGGCGCGCACGGACCGCACGTTGGTGGTGGCGAACTGGGCGCGGCGCCGGATCACCTGGCCGCCGGTCAGGTAGCCGGTCGGGAGGTCGACGGCGTCCAGCGGGACAGTGCGCGGGTAGACGGTGAAGCTCTGCGTGGCGTCCAGGTGCCGCACCGCCTGGAACAGCCCGAGCGGGTCGCCCCCGATGAGCGTCACCGGGCCGAGCGTGAACTGCCCGCGGCGCACGCACATCGTGCGGACCGTCCAGGTGCGCATGACGCCCGGCGGCAGCGTGCTCACGACGCGGCTGGCACGGTGGCCGGGCAGATCGCTCTCGTCCCGCACCTCGATCCAGAGTTTCGGCAGCCAGCCTCGGTTCGTCAGCCGGAAGACCTCTTCACAGTAGCCGCCGACCTCGGCCCGGCGGGCGCGCGTGGTCCGGCTGATGCCGATCCATCGCACGCTGCCCCACGTGATGAACCGCGCCACGCCGACGGCCGCGAGCAGGATGTAGCACACCCGCATGAGCAGCGGGCTGCCGGTCGCGATGCCGATCAGGCCGACGACGAGGCCGAGGCCGAGCAGCGCATAGCCGAGCACGCAGCGCCGCCTAGGCGCGAGCGCGGACGGCGGCGCCCGGCACCGTCGCCGCGCCGACGATCTCGGCGACGATCGCCTCGGCCTCGACGTGGCGAATGCGGGCGGACGGGCTGACGATGATCCGATGCCCGAGCACGGCCGCGCTCATCGCCTTCACGTCGTCCGGCACGACGAACGCGCGCCCGAGGATGGCGGCGGTGGCCTGGCTGGTGCGCATGAGCGCCAGCGTGCCGCGCGGGCTCGCGCCGAGGTAGATGTCCGGGTGCGCGCGGGTGGCGGTGACGAGGTCGAGGACGTACTGCTTGATGAGCGGGTCGACGTAGACGTCCTGCAGCGCCTTCTGCGCCGCGATCAGCTCGGCCGTCGAAACGACCTGCGCCAGCTGCTCGATCGGATGGCCGCCGCGCTGGCTCTCGACCATCGCGAGCTCGGCCGTCGCGTCCGGATAGCCGAGCCGCAGCCGGAGGAGGAAGCGGTCGAGCTGCGCCTCCGGCAAGGGGAAGGTGCCCTCGTATTCGATCGGGTTCTGTGTGGCCAGGACGATGAACGGCTCGGGCAGCGCCCGCGTCACGCCGTCGACCGTCACCTGCCGCTCCTCCATCGCTTCGAGCAGCGCCGACTGCGTCTTGGGCGTGGCGCGGTTGATCTCGTCGGCCAGCACGATCTGCGCGACGATGGGCCCGGCGCGGTACTCGAACGTGCTGGACTGCTGGTTGAAGATCGAGATGCCGGTGATGTCGCTCGGCAGGAGGTCCGGCGTGCACTGGATGCGGCTGAAGCTGCACCCGAGGCTGCGCGCCACGCCTTTGGCCAGCGTCGTCTTGCCGACGCCCGGCACGTCCTCGATGAGCACGTGGCCGCGGCACAGGACGGCCACGAGCAGCCGCTCGACCTCCGGCCGCTTGCCCATGATCACGTGCTCGACGTTGTCCGCCACGCGGGCGGCGAGGGTGGCGATGTCCATTCGTTGCTCCATCTCTCTCGTCGGCGGTGGGGGCCGTCGGCGTCTGGGTTGCGTTGTCGCGATGCTGTAACCGGGTTGCGACGAACATCGTTCAGTGGGGGTCCAGCGGTCGGTCGGGCAACTATACCATCCGGGATTCGGCGGCGGATGAACGGCTGGTGAGGGGCGGCGGCGCGGGCCGATTGGCACATGGACTACGATGGCGAGACCGCGCCGAACGATCCGCCGGCCCCCTGTCGCGGGGCGTCGCCCGTTGCGGCGGCGCGTCGACGCGCCTACCATCTCGCAAGATGCTTCCCCGATCCCCTTCGTCGATGTCCGGACTCCGCCGAGTGCGTACCCGGCCGAACATCGCCCCCGCGCGTTTCCGACGGGTTGTCGCCGCGCTCACGCTGGCCGGCACGCTGCTGACGCTCGCCGTCGTCGGCCCGCGCGCCGTCCACCCCTCAAGCCAAACCCCCGTTGCGGCCGCCGTGGCCCAGTCAGGCGACTTCGCCGACGCCGACGCCGCCGTGGCCGCCGCCGTCCCGCCCACGATGACCGTTTTCGTCGGCACACCGCACGCCTACGTCTCGCTCGATCACCCGCTGCGGTGCGGGAGCGACACCGTTCAGAGCGCCGAGTTGCGCGATGCATCCGGCATCAAGGCGCTCGCCGTGGTCGAGTGCTTCTACGGCAGCAGCCTGTTCGTTCACTTCGTCCTCCGCCCCGACGGCCGACCGGTCGACCCTGCCGCCGCCGACTTTCCGCGCATCGTCGCCGGCGACACGATCGTCGTGCGGTCAGGCGACACCGTGTTCACGGGTGTGGCCCCAGTCCTCGACGGTGAGGTCTCGCCGGATGGCGAGCGTGTGTTCGGGCTCTTGACGCCGGGAACTGTAACCTCCCTCGCCGTGATCCGCGGATCGCTCACCGGCGTCGATGCGCTCTGGCCGTACGCCGACCGCGAAGACTACTGGTGGGAGCGCTTCCGCAGTGCCACTGAACGCTTCGCGGTCACGGCGGATGCGAACGGCACCTGGTCCGTCGACCTTGGCGCAACAGCGACCGCCCTCCGGCCTGGCGACAGCGCGGTCATCGAGCAACGGGACGCGTTCGGCAATCGTTATGTCATGGGCGTAGCCCCGCCCACGATCATCGTCGGCCGCGTGCTCGGCCGATCTCTCGTCGCAGTCCAGGCGACGAACGGGACCCGGCTGGCTGTAGAGGTCGCCGTGCCGGGCGAACCGCCGCTGCGCTTCACGAGGCACAGCGACGTTTGGGGCTGGTCGCTGCTCGCGTTCGACGAGCGCGGCGGCGCGATCCTGCCCGGGTTCGCGCCGCGGATGAGCACGATCGGCGCGTTCGAGCGGGTGCCGCCGGGGACGGTAGTCTCGTTCACGCCGCTTGCCCCGCAATCCGACGATCCGGTCGCTGCGGCACAACGGTTCGTCGCCGGCGACGTCGACCTCGCGTTCGACGCTGCGCCGGTCAACGGACCCGTTCGTGGCCGCGCCGGCCCGGGAAGGGACGTCGACGTGCGTGTTGCCGGTCCGCTCGGCCTGCAGCACGTCGCAGCCACCGCTGCCGACGCGAACGGCGTCTTCACGGCCACGCTGCCGGCCCCACTCGACCCCGGCTGGCGGGCGCTCGTCGTCGAGCGCGAGGGGCCGATCAGCGTGGCGCACTTCCTCACGCGGCGGCACGTCCGCGTGGCCGTTGGCTCGCCGTTCGTCATGGGGCTTGGACAGGATTACTACGGCAGCGACATCACGGTGACGCTGCGCGCCGGTAACGGCATCCTCCTCGGCACCGGGCGCGTCGACGCGCTCGGCGGCAGCGCCTGGATCGCGCAGCTCGACGGCGTGGCGGACGCCGCTGGCAATCCCGGTCCGCCCGTCGTCGCCGCGCCGGGCACGCGAGTCGAGGTGGCGTTCGACGACGGCGACCCCGTGGTCGTTCCGGTCGACGACATCAGCGTGGCCGTGGCGATCAGCGGCGACGGATTGACGGGGACGGCGCCGCCGGGCGCCCGCGTGTTGCTGTCCGGCACGGACGGGCGCGACATCGCCCTCGGCTGGGAGGACAATGGCGCCTGGATCGACGGGCTGACCGTGAACGTCGGCACGACGGCCGTCGCCGGCTTCGACGGCCGCTGGGAGGCCGGTGCGGAGTCCCTTGGGCTCGGGCGTCCGCTCGCGGCCGGCGATTACGGCAGCGCCACCGTCGTGTTGGCGAGCGGACACGCGTTGACCGCCGGCTGGGCGCCAATTCGGGTGGACTACGACCTGGACAGCGGGGCCGCGGAGGGCGTCGGACCGCCCTGGTCCAGACCGGACGTGGCGCTGCTGGATGCCGCCGGTCAGCGCGTCGGGCGTCGCGCCGACCGCGTCGCCGAGCCGTGGGCGTGGTTTAGCGGCTGGTCGGCCGAGCCCAACTGGCAGGCCGTCGTCGGCGACGAGCAGCGCGCGGGCGTCCAGCCGATCGACGGCGACCAGTTGCGGGTCACGTTCCGTAGCGACGGCGTCACGGTGCCGATTCCGCCTCTGGGCGGCGTGATCCACGCTGCGGACGGCATCATCGTCGGGCGATCGCGCCCAGGGTCGAGCGTCATCTGCACGCTGGCGGACGACCGGTGGCCGGTGGGTAGCGCGATGACGGCGACGGTCGATGCCAAGGGCGTCTGGCTGCTCGACGCGCGCGCCAGCGCCGGCACCGCCGTCAGCGCCACCCGCGGCGCCGCCTGTTTCGCGGCGGTACCGCCGCACCGGTTCCATCGCGCCATCGCCGCGCCGGGCCTGACGCTTGACCTCGACCGCGGTCGGGTCGAGGGCCGTGTCTCGGCCGGTGTCGCCGTGACGGTCAGCCGCGCGCACGCCGGCCGCGTCCACACGACGGTTGGGCGATCCGATCCGGAAGGCGCGTTCAGCGCGCGGGTGCCGGGTGGCGCGGCCGAGCCGGCGGATGCCCCGGCGAACCCGCTCGCGGCCGGCGACGGCGTGACGGTGGCGGTGCCCGACCCGCGCGGCGGAGTATTTGCACAGGAGATCGTAGTTCCGCAGCTTGATCTGCAGCTGGATGTGACCGCCAACCGCATCACCGCCACGACGCTGCCATCGACTCGCCTCGAGCTGTCGATGGGCAGCACTGAAGTGCACGTCATCGGCCAACGGTACATCGGTGCGTCACGAGCGATGTCCGTCGTCGTACCGTCCGACGGGCGATTGGAGGTCGATGCCACACCTGTTGGCACGTTGGCCGGCGGCCGGAGCGTTGTGGCCGCCCTCTGGCTCGCATCGGGCCACCGCATACTGCGGCGTCGGATCGTTCCCCGCTTCGAAGTGCCGATCAACGGCCACCGGGTCTGCGTGCTGGGCGATTCCGCGGCGCCTGTGACCGCTGCGCTCGAGCGCGACGGAAGCGTCGTGGCCGTGGGCACCGCCAGGATCAGCGCAGCCGGCGGTGTGGCAGTGGACCTCGTTCGCGCGGACGGCCGACCCGACGCCACACGGCCTGGGGACGTCGTAACGATACGCAACGGTCACGCGGCTGCGGTTGTCGCGACGTCCCTCGAAATTCCACCGCTCACCTGGACGATGGACTGGGCCGACCAGATCGTTGAAGGTGACACAGTGCCGGACTCCGTCGTCGCGGTCGCGTTCTCGTCGCGTGCCGAATGTCAGCCGGCGCCCATCGACTTCTGGCTCGCCCACGGCGTTCAGAATACTGCCGCCAACACAAACGGCCACTTCCGATGGCAGCACGGCGGTGAGATGACCGCCGGCTTTTGGGCGCTTGAAGAAGCCGAACTCAACCTCACGCTCCCGCTTCCCGGCGGCCACGCCGCCATCGCCCGCGGCCGCGAGCTGCGCGCCGACGCGCACGTCGACACGCCGTGGCTGGCAGGCGAGGCGGACGCCGAGGCAGTCGTGACGGCGGGCGTGACGGACGCCGCCGGGCGCCCGCGCGGCGCGGGAGAGGTGCGCGCGGACGCGGGTGGGCGGTGGCGGATGGAGATCGGCAGCGGTGCGGGCACGCCGACGCTGCGGCCCGGAGATCGCGTCACGCTCGTATCCGGTGCCCAGTCCACGTTGCTGACCGTCCAGCCGTTCGGCTTCGACGTCGGGCGCGGCGGCGACATCGCCGGCACAGCGCCGCCGGACGCCACCGTCACCGCCGTCGTCGACCTCGATCCCGACCTCGGCTGGCACCAGCCATCCCGCACGTTGTCCATCACGGCCGACGCGAGCGGTGCGTGGGCCATCCCGGCAACAGCGGGCCGCCGCGGCTGGTCGCTCGCCGAAGCCGTCGCGCTCACGGCGAGTGTGGCGGCCGAGGGGCGGCACCGGACGGTGGCGGTGTGGCGGCGGCCGGTCGACCTCGGGAGCCCGGTGGTCCGGTTGGCGTTGCCGTGGTTGGGGCGTGGGCGGTAGCGTCCGCCTATAATCGCCCCATGCCCCGCCCCACCCGCCCGACGCACTCCGACGTTGCCCCCGCGCCCGCCCCACCCTCCGTCGCGCCCACCACCGACCCGCGGATCGACGTCTACGACCTGGCCCCCGCCGACCTCACCGACCTCGTCGCCCGCCTCGGTGCCCCGCCCTACCGTGCCCGGCAGATCCGCCGCTGGCTCTACCGCGGCCTCGCGACATCGTTCGAGTCGATGACCGACCTGCCGGCCGAGCTGCGGTCGCAGCTCGACGACGTCGCCCGGATCGGCGTTCTGGAGACCGTGGCGCAGACCACGAGCGAGGACGGGATGGCCGACAAGTTCCTGTTTCGGCTGAGCGACGGCCAGCTGATCGAGACCGTCCTCATGCATTATGTCGACCCGGCCGATGACGCGGAGCCGGATTCGTCGGTGGATTCGTCCGAGGTCGCGAGCGAGCCCGCGACCGCACCGTCCCCCACCCGCGCCCTGCCTCCCGGCCGCCACACCGTCTGCCTCTCCACCCAGGCCGGCTGCGCCATGGGCTGCGTCTTCTGCGCCACCGGCCAGATGGGCCTCATGCGCAACCTCACCCGCGGCGAGTGCGTGGCGCAGGTCATCCACTGCGCGCGGCTGGCGGCGGCCGACGGCGAGCGGATCGGCAACATCGTCTTCATGGGCA
Above is a window of Candidatus Avedoeria danica DNA encoding:
- the rho gene encoding transcription termination factor Rho, producing MEIAELDGMTVDALRAVAREHEVHGAEHLKKTDLIFGILKAETESRGQLFGGGILEIVQDGIGFLRAHNLKPGPEDVYVSQTQIRRFGLRTGDLVIGEVRAPKDNEKFQGLLRVDAINGEPPAKALDRPRFEELTAIFPTVRLGLETTPNITATRLIDLLSPIGRGQRGLIVSPAKTGKTTILKQIANGVSANHPDVSLMVVLIGERPEEVTDMDRSVDAEVYSSTFDEPVTDHVRVAEMSLQRGKRLVEHGKSVVILLDSITRLARAYNLVVPQSGRTLSGGLDPAALYPPKRFFGAARNTEEGGSLTIIATCLVDTGSRMDDSIYEEFKGTGNMELVLSRRLAERRIYPALDIERSSTRREELLLPADTLARVWLMRRMIDMIGGGNEGAEAIIDRLQRTKSNEEFLSTIHQDLA
- the glpX gene encoding class II fructose-bisphosphatase yields the protein MPSVSNEPDRNLALDLVRVTEAAALAASRHMGRGDKEAGDQAAVDAMRLLLRTIQMDGVVVIGEGEKDEAPMLYNGESVGTGSGPQVDVAVDPVDGTRLLAMGRSNALSVVAVSERGAMYNPGPIVYMDKIAVGPAAAGAIDITASVEKNLRAIARAYRKDLDDLTVVVLDRPRHADLVARIRATGARIRFITDGDVAGAIMAAVDGTGVDVLMGVGGTPEGIIAACALKCIGGAIQGRMIPRDDAERARAVAAGMDVDRVLTTDDLVAGDNVFFAATGITDGELLKGVQLFGHGAATYSVVMRSLSGTVRRIESQHRWDKLMVISQVDYDGTNSAMR
- a CDS encoding DUF58 domain-containing protein, which encodes MLGYALLGLGLVVGLIGIATGSPLLMRVCYILLAAVGVARFITWGSVRWIGISRTTRARRAEVGGYCEEVFRLTNRGWLPKLWIEVRDESDLPGHRASRVVSTLPPGVMRTWTVRTMCVRRGQFTLGPVTLIGGDPLGLFQAVRHLDATQSFTVYPRTVPLDAVDLPTGYLTGGQVIRRRAQFATTNVRSVRAYQPGDALSRIHWPTTARRNQLFTKEFELDPIADFWIVLDLDRDVHVGDVPSDGPDLADWVLRDELLPPTTEEYAVSAAASLARHFLDGGRSVGLVAYGQRRVVHRPDRGERQLHKILSSLAVLRATGRTGLSQVLSTENAEFTRHTTVVVITPAMTLRWTENARTLAMRGVRTLAVLVEPSTFGAAGSSLGIVAELAAMNVPTRLLKNGSDMAGELSGRL
- a CDS encoding peptidoglycan DD-metalloendopeptidase family protein, yielding MRIDAPTRWRMVSHFAVLVLSTGIFVSSRWSQVAASAAEVLPQAEAGEVGWASLISDEARQWWITPGFMPDTVTTSSAPARVEASEFGFMAPGVVAEADPNLLPWDTTQTHVLQNGETISGIAAAFGIDIVRLLLFNPEIRKDPHNVPIGTELTVLPFDGVVHVAKEGDTIDSIAESYKVGPDAILAFDGNALKAGDAVAAGSRVVVPGGQMEIEVPSYFQQAQMDETASAGWASAPPGSLQGTGSFHIAAFGRMTNGYHRGHWAADLANRTGTPIYAIDSGTVTLAGWWSWAGNAVFIDHGNGYVSLYAHMNSIAVSQGQQVQRGQIIGTIGCTRGRGGRCTGPHLHLEVMFNGQHVNPCSLGACY
- a CDS encoding AAA family ATPase, which gives rise to MDIATLAARVADNVEHVIMGKRPEVERLLVAVLCRGHVLIEDVPGVGKTTLAKGVARSLGCSFSRIQCTPDLLPSDITGISIFNQQSSTFEYRAGPIVAQIVLADEINRATPKTQSALLEAMEERQVTVDGVTRALPEPFIVLATQNPIEYEGTFPLPEAQLDRFLLRLRLGYPDATAELAMVESQRGGHPIEQLAQVVSTAELIAAQKALQDVYVDPLIKQYVLDLVTATRAHPDIYLGASPRGTLALMRTSQATAAILGRAFVVPDDVKAMSAAVLGHRIIVSPSARIRHVEAEAIVAEIVGAATVPGAAVRARA